Sequence from the Sulfuricurvum sp. IAE1 genome:
GGCCTGATGCGGGATCCGTCCGTTTTTTCCATCCCTATCCCAACGAAGCCCGCGCTATCCTCTTGCAGGAGGCACAGCTGCAGGGGATAACGCTCGACAACCAGGCCGCTTTCCACCTTCTGGAAATCCACACCGGCGATCTGGCCCTGGCATGCAACGAGCTGCCCAAACTGGCCGTTTTAAATAAACCTATTACCGTCCGTGACGTCGAAGAGCACGTCCACGGCCTCAGCGAAATCAAACTCGACCGCTTCATCGCCCAGGTAATCGAAAAAAAAGAGTTTCTCCCTACCCTGCGCCACCTTCTCGAATCGGGGGAAAACGAAATCCAGATTCTTACCGCCATCAGCGGATTCCTGACACAGCTATACCTGTTCAACACCTCCATCAAGCTTCACGGTGTTGCCGATTCGGCGCTGGTTTTGGGATACAAACTTCCCGGCTTCGTCGAGAAAGAGCGGGCTTCGCTCTCGATAAAAATTTCACCCGAAGGGTATAAAAAAGGGCTTAACCTTCTGCTCGATACCGAACTGAAAATGAAATCCTCCGGAAGCCCGGACCAGGAGTCCTTGCTTCTTTCCTCCCTTCTGAAACTCCAAA
This genomic interval carries:
- the holA gene encoding DNA polymerase III subunit delta, giving the protein MNRQDLDRHLQNNTAPRAMALFGESHFLIDRYAQRLGAIEGASVLSLYYDEYDASVAKAHLSQGSLFGDRNLLIVKSEKKLPKSDLDTLVELVGKNSDNFFLYCYYGDDVKGADTAFKGPDAGSVRFFHPYPNEARAILLQEAQLQGITLDNQAAFHLLEIHTGDLALACNELPKLAVLNKPITVRDVEEHVHGLSEIKLDRFIAQVIEKKEFLPTLRHLLESGENEIQILTAISGFLTQLYLFNTSIKLHGVADSALVLGYKLPGFVEKERASLSIKISPEGYKKGLNLLLDTELKMKSSGSPDQESLLLSSLLKLQSVL